The following are from one region of the Salvelinus fontinalis isolate EN_2023a chromosome 5, ASM2944872v1, whole genome shotgun sequence genome:
- the LOC129854954 gene encoding zinc finger MYM-type protein 1-like: MQGQTGRDRESQESDCESVRVVKGKEPRRETSEDSVTATAGPGVTLVASSTSIGDSGTASSSYLSDGTKPYQPQPQFIELQTLANRVLTFQERWFCDFPWLHYNPSIKGVLCFHCSKGFSSQPSFGQRADAAFISAGFRNWRKAIEKFTAHQNCQTHRHFVTVTAHQLNPISVQLSSAWGKQQEDARHCLMKIVSSVRHVVRHGQAFRGHTDDSGNLYQLLKLRAEEDDPILLKWLTERTTMYTGPKAQNEILNIMANTVIRGIAAEIRSLPIVQFSLIVDGTQDVSGAEQESVCLRYVDHDLVPHEDSPVVSDTLSLVCRLQSSVCGHLLGAREMTKATLHCMRKQQL; the protein is encoded by the exons atgcagggacagactggcagagacagggagtctcag gagtcagactgtgagtcagtgagggtggtgaaagggaaagagccaaggagagagacttcagaggacagtgtcacagccacggcaggaccaggtgtcacccttgttgccagcagcaccagtataggggacagtggcacagcatcgtccagttacctcagtgatggcacaaaaccatatcagccacaacCACAATTTATAGAAttgcaaactcttgccaacagagtgttgacgtttcaagagagatggttttgcgatttcccctggctacattataatccatcaataaaaggagtgttgtgttttcactgtagcaaagggttttcaagccagccatcttttggccaaagagcagatgctgccttcattagtgcaggatttaggaactggagaaaagccattgaaaaattcacagcacatcaaaactgccaaacccaccgccactttgtaactgtaacagcacaccagctaaatccaatcagtgtccagttatccagcgcgtggggtaaacagcaggaggacgcaaggcattgcttgatgaaaattgttagttcggtgcggcatgtagtaagacatggacaagcctttagaggccacacggatgacagtgggaatttataccagcttttgaaactcagggcagaagaggatgatcccattttactgaagtggttaacagagcgtaccacaatgtacacaggccccaaagcacagaatgaaattctgaacatcatggccaatacagtcattcgaggcattgcagctgagattaggtctcttccgattgtacaattttcattaattgttgatggtactcaagatgtctctggtgctgaacaggagagtgtctgtctgcgttatgttgaccatgaccttgtccctcacgaggactcgcctgttgtctccgacaccctgtctctggtatgcaggctgcagtcgagtgtgtgcggtcatctcttaggggcaagagaaatgacgaaagctaccttgcactgtatgagaaagcaacaactTTGA
- the LOC129854955 gene encoding G/T mismatch-specific thymine DNA glycosylase-like isoform X2 — MYNRYQSTQQHPQAQHVMQYHNTGHMGHYMEGSREDRVMTELSVHQDLPVHQELDFLHDFHQEPIVQHDQPVDTSQAPTPGKRKRGRPPKQKPGEGQPQEDYDQAEALKKAKRTLNRFNGMSVDEVMAKTLPDIIDHNLDILIIGINPGLLSAYKGRHYPNPGNHFWKCLFLSGLTDEQLNHMHDLSLPEKYGIGFTNMVERTTPGSKDLSSKEFREGGRQLVEKLKKYKPLIAAFNGKCIYEIFSKEIFGVKAKKLEFGLQPYKIPETETVCYLMPSSSPRCAQFPRAQDKVHFYIKLKEIRDKIKGVVSVAREVQETEYHFDLGLAKEDAKRMAIKEEQVDPEYETCDGEREEARQSTSYCNISSTKETAMPSKDQAQATPLNHMPYDQWMTQSFADQIPDISCNSSNVAQPQLGAETF; from the exons ATGTATAACAG GTACCAGTCCACCCAGCAGCACCCCCAAGCTCAACATGTGATGCAGTACCATAACACGGGTCATATGGGTCATTACATGGAGGGATCCAGAGAGGACCGGGTCATGACGGAGCTGTCTGTCCACCAGGACCTCCCTGTCCACCAAGAGCTGGACTTCCTTCACGACTTCCATCAAGAGCCAATCGTCCAACACGATCAGCCTGTGGATACATCACAAG CTCCGACGccagggaagagaaagagaggtcgGCCTCCCAAACAGAAGCCGGGGGAGGGCCAACCGCAGGAGGACTACGATCAGGCAGAGGCCCTGAAGAAAGCCAAAAGGACCCTTAACCGTTTCAATGGCATGTCAGTGGACGAGGTTATGGCCAAAACGCTGCCAGACATTATTGACCACAACCTGGACATTTTGATA ATTGGTATCAATCCAGGACTGTTGTCAGCCTACAAGGGACGACATTACCCAAACCCAGGAAACCATTTTT GGAAATGCCTGTTCCTCTCTGGTCTTACTGATGAGCAGCTCAACCACATGCACGATCTGAGCCTGCCGGAGAAGTATGGCATTGGCTTTACCAACATGGTGGAGAGGACAACGCCAGGAAGCAAAGACCTCTCAAG CAAAGAGTTTCGTGAAGGAGGCCGGCAATTGGTGGAGAAGCTGAAGAAATACAAGCCACTAATCGCAGCTTTCAACGGAAAAT GTATTTACGAAATTTTCAGCAAAGAGATCTTTGGAGTGAAGGCAAAGAAACTCGAGTTTGGCTTACAGCCGTATAAAATCCCAGAAACCGAAACA GTGTGCTACTTGATGCCTTCGTCAAGCCCCCGCTGTGCCCAGTTCCCCCGCGCTCAGGACAAGGTTCACTTCTACATCAAGCTGAAGGAGATACGGGACAAGATCAAAGGTGTGGTCTCAGTGGCCCGCGAGGTGCAAGAGACTGAGTACCACTTCGACTTGGGACTTGCCAAAG AGGATGCTAAGAGGATGGCCatcaaggaggagcaggtggatcCTGAGTACGAGACCTGCGACGGGGAGCGCGAGGAGGCAAGGCAAAGCACAAGCTACTGCAACATTTCCTCCACCAAAGAGACCG CAATGCCCAGTAAGGACCAAGCCCAAGCTACACCATTGAACCACATGCCATACGACCAGTGGATGACACAGTCGTTTGCGGACCAGATACCGGACATTAGCTGTAACAGTAGCAATGTAGCTCAACCTCAGTTGGGAGCAGAAACCTTTTGA
- the LOC129854955 gene encoding G/T mismatch-specific thymine DNA glycosylase-like isoform X1 — protein sequence MEEKQYTSLTVPTDYLQQWYQSTQQHPQAQHVMQYHNTGHMGHYMEGSREDRVMTELSVHQDLPVHQELDFLHDFHQEPIVQHDQPVDTSQAPTPGKRKRGRPPKQKPGEGQPQEDYDQAEALKKAKRTLNRFNGMSVDEVMAKTLPDIIDHNLDILIIGINPGLLSAYKGRHYPNPGNHFWKCLFLSGLTDEQLNHMHDLSLPEKYGIGFTNMVERTTPGSKDLSSKEFREGGRQLVEKLKKYKPLIAAFNGKCIYEIFSKEIFGVKAKKLEFGLQPYKIPETETVCYLMPSSSPRCAQFPRAQDKVHFYIKLKEIRDKIKGVVSVAREVQETEYHFDLGLAKEDAKRMAIKEEQVDPEYETCDGEREEARQSTSYCNISSTKETAMPSKDQAQATPLNHMPYDQWMTQSFADQIPDISCNSSNVAQPQLGAETF from the exons ATGGAAGAAAAGCAGTATACGTCACTGACGGTTCCTACGGATTATCTCCAACAGTG GTACCAGTCCACCCAGCAGCACCCCCAAGCTCAACATGTGATGCAGTACCATAACACGGGTCATATGGGTCATTACATGGAGGGATCCAGAGAGGACCGGGTCATGACGGAGCTGTCTGTCCACCAGGACCTCCCTGTCCACCAAGAGCTGGACTTCCTTCACGACTTCCATCAAGAGCCAATCGTCCAACACGATCAGCCTGTGGATACATCACAAG CTCCGACGccagggaagagaaagagaggtcgGCCTCCCAAACAGAAGCCGGGGGAGGGCCAACCGCAGGAGGACTACGATCAGGCAGAGGCCCTGAAGAAAGCCAAAAGGACCCTTAACCGTTTCAATGGCATGTCAGTGGACGAGGTTATGGCCAAAACGCTGCCAGACATTATTGACCACAACCTGGACATTTTGATA ATTGGTATCAATCCAGGACTGTTGTCAGCCTACAAGGGACGACATTACCCAAACCCAGGAAACCATTTTT GGAAATGCCTGTTCCTCTCTGGTCTTACTGATGAGCAGCTCAACCACATGCACGATCTGAGCCTGCCGGAGAAGTATGGCATTGGCTTTACCAACATGGTGGAGAGGACAACGCCAGGAAGCAAAGACCTCTCAAG CAAAGAGTTTCGTGAAGGAGGCCGGCAATTGGTGGAGAAGCTGAAGAAATACAAGCCACTAATCGCAGCTTTCAACGGAAAAT GTATTTACGAAATTTTCAGCAAAGAGATCTTTGGAGTGAAGGCAAAGAAACTCGAGTTTGGCTTACAGCCGTATAAAATCCCAGAAACCGAAACA GTGTGCTACTTGATGCCTTCGTCAAGCCCCCGCTGTGCCCAGTTCCCCCGCGCTCAGGACAAGGTTCACTTCTACATCAAGCTGAAGGAGATACGGGACAAGATCAAAGGTGTGGTCTCAGTGGCCCGCGAGGTGCAAGAGACTGAGTACCACTTCGACTTGGGACTTGCCAAAG AGGATGCTAAGAGGATGGCCatcaaggaggagcaggtggatcCTGAGTACGAGACCTGCGACGGGGAGCGCGAGGAGGCAAGGCAAAGCACAAGCTACTGCAACATTTCCTCCACCAAAGAGACCG CAATGCCCAGTAAGGACCAAGCCCAAGCTACACCATTGAACCACATGCCATACGACCAGTGGATGACACAGTCGTTTGCGGACCAGATACCGGACATTAGCTGTAACAGTAGCAATGTAGCTCAACCTCAGTTGGGAGCAGAAACCTTTTGA